A genomic window from Dermacentor silvarum isolate Dsil-2018 chromosome 9, BIME_Dsil_1.4, whole genome shotgun sequence includes:
- the LOC125939840 gene encoding uncharacterized protein LOC125939840, whose protein sequence is MLSAGNSVSASGRGSSTPFLNEDASYKVVLPRLPTGNDVLNSIFLHADLSGRPYRAPDFRDALLEVVDTADIIGVGQYQMSHVWMVTCASSAAKHKLVACGELRVKGLKCMVMDPETKNIKLKLLWLPPHLEARRVEEAFQAYGQVKSVEREVWRCTGMEQWVTTNREVSLVLKDTVTVSSIPHIMSIYGHQCLVLIPGRPPLCLRCKRVGHVRRQCRTPRCLQCHRFGHSVDACVSTYANKLRSGQHSAEEPQLDHLMDATEIVDATGEATGGIRDEEQESPEPMPSSHSIPSEATGNNSVCTHDLENLKEKPPDGVKEEEAMDSSQARKRPAPCNDETTGSAVQAPESVPSSAQRVPSPGDGVPRRFCQRSKESAIKKCKGSKTTDLPVAKGDEEQKL, encoded by the coding sequence ATGCTATCTGCTGGAAACAGCGTATCGGCCTCAGGCCGAGGATCGTCGACTCCGTTTCTGAATGAAGATGCAAGCTACAAAGTTGTCCTCCCGCGTCTACCAACCGGTAACGATGTGCTGAATTCCATTTTTCTTCATGCGGACTTGAGTGGCAGACCATACCGTGCTCCTGACTTCCGAGACGCTCTGCTTGAAGTAGTGGATACTGCAGATATTATAGGTGTAGGacagtatcagatgagccatgtATGGATGGTTACCTGCGCTAGTAGTGCGGCGAAACATAAACTCGTCGCCTGTGGTGAGCTCCGTGTCAAAGGACTGAAGTGCATGGTGATGGATCCGGAGACTAAAAATATCAAGCTCAAATTACTCTGGCTTCCGCCTCACCTTGAAGCTCGACGGGTTGAAGAGGCGTTCCAGGCGTACGGTCAGGTGAAGTCTGTCGAGAGAGAGGTGTGGAGATGCACTGGTATGGAACAGTGGGTGACGACAAACCGGGAGGTTTCCTTGGTGCTCAAGGATACTGTCACCGTAAGCTCAATACCACACATTATGTCCATTTATGGACACCAGTGCCTGGTACTTATCCCCGGCAGGCCTCCGCTGTGCCTTCGTTGCAAGCGTGTGGGACATGTCCGTCGACAATGCAGAACGCCGAGGTGCTTGCAGTGCCACCGATTTGGCCACTCGGTGGACGCCTGTGTATCGACCTATGCCAATAAGCTTCGTTCTGGGCAACACAGCGCAGAAGAGCCCCAACTGGACCATCTCATGGATGCTACAGAGATAGTCGATGCTACCGGAGAAGCCACAGGCGGCATCAGGGACGAAGAACAGGAGTCTCCAGAGCCAATGCCGAGCAGCCACAGCATCCcaagcgaagctactggcaataaCTCGGTTTGCACACATGACCTAGAAAACCTTAAAGAAAAGCCCCCCGATGGCGTCAAGGAAGAAGAGGCGATGGACAGCAGTCAAGCGAGGAAGCGTCCGGCACCGTGCAACGATGAAACAACGGGGAGTGCAGTACAGGCACCCGAGAGTGTGCCTTCTAGTGCTCAACGGGTTCCCTCCCCTGGTGATGGTGTGCCGCGGCGGTTTTGTCAGCGAAGTAAGGAGAGTGCTATAAAGAAGTGCAAAGGGAGCAAGACCACAGATTTACCTGTGGCCAAGGGTGATGAAGAACAAAAGCTTTAG
- the LOC119464788 gene encoding uncharacterized protein LOC119464788, which yields MAGASVNFDKSRGFWLGMWALTPSVFSNIHWDQSSLRYLGVPLDNFRNSGPHWTSAITTIRRKVTTWQGRDFSIFARAKACNIFLASKLLYVLQVLHCSRVHVQAFHRIFASFIWQSSWEAMRRDNLFLPLEKGGLSLVHLFVRQLVMRLFYLKNIRHPFLLAVNRTRLASHLPFLFVTTNSAQELRLWGFLKELVDTISFLKARFTLEYLFSVDRTSLNIALVNNLFPAAMYRKPYLSLFGQDVLCRVRRMCITPAAKTFFFKLHTSTLPVKTWLHEKGLYVPWNTNCRLCSQPETIEHCFILCRDAFYFWDILQRTIKKEFPLTPYGIRFLPFKKTISNAPYDLFMLLGLYSLWRSRMIDRHAEPPRSTRSVFREEAAQVRSVVATFDPVPEWISYLDACVCLPDF from the coding sequence ATGGCAGGAGCTAGTGTAAATTTTGATAAAAGTAGGGGGTTTTGGCTAGGCATGTGGGCTCTAACTCCCTCTGTGTTCTCGAATATTCATTGGGATCAGTCTTCGCTGCGATATCTTGGTGTGCCTCTCGATAACTTCCGTAATAGTGGACCTCATTGGACATCCGCGATAACCACAATCCGTCGAAAGGTGACAACCTGGCAGGGACGCGACTTCTCCATTTTCGCAAGAGCTAAGGCGTGCAATATATTCCTGGCTTCTAAGCTTCTTTATGTTCTGCAGGTCTTGCACTGCTCCCGCGTCCATGTTCAGGCATTCCACAGAATATTTGCATCTTTTATTTGGCAGTCATCATGGGAAGCCATGAGAAGGGAtaatctttttcttccacttgagaagggaggtctcagtcttgtgcatttgtttgtgagacaattggtcatgcgattattttaccttaaaaatatccgtcatcctttcctccttgcagttaacagaacacgtcttgcttcacacctcccttttctttttgtcacgaccaactctgctcaagaactgcggttatggggcttcctaaaagaactcgtggatactatctcatttttaaaagccagattcacgttagaatatttatttagcgttgatcgaacatcgctaaatatagcacttgtaaataaccttttccctgcagctatgtatcgaaagccatatctgtctctatttggtcaagatgttctttgccgtgttcgtcgaatgtgtataacgccagcagcgaaaacattcttctttaagctgcacacttccactctgccagttaaaacatggcttcatgagaaaggattatatgtaccgtggaatacaaattgtagactgtgcagccaacctgagacaatagaacattgctttattctttgtcgtgatgcattttatttttgggacattttacaaagaactatcaaaaaagaatttcctctaacaccttacggtatccggttccttcctttcaaaaagacaatcagtaatgcaccatatgatttgtttatgttattaggactgtattcattatggagaagccgaatgatcgacagacatgccgagccaccccgctcgacaaggtctgtctttcgagaagaggctgctcaagtgcggagtgttgttgcaacctttgaccccgttcctgaatggatttcgtacctggacgcttgtgtttgtttacccgatttttga